A stretch of the Ptiloglossa arizonensis isolate GNS036 chromosome 1, iyPtiAriz1_principal, whole genome shotgun sequence genome encodes the following:
- the LOC143151805 gene encoding uncharacterized protein LOC143151805, whose translation MFSEPVTRERRLLPLNTECRRHGDLVISRSYTGARNGNHRTKVAASVLKRNATCRTDDDDWQPVETRESSRKVAITYGVFRKTITLKNTITKNLNLCASRRQNRLDGQNLFSRVAQSWRHSVAFWLQCWPRRAYVSRTIRER comes from the exons ATGTTTAGCGAACCGGTGACGCGCGAACGAAGACTTTTACCTTTGAACACGGAGTGTCGACGACACGGAGATCTGGTAATATCGCGGAGCTACACCGGTGCACGTAATGGAAACCACCGAACGAAGGTCGCGGCTTCTGTTCTCAAGCGGAACGCGACGTGTCGCACGGATGACGACGACTGGCAGCCAGTCGAAACTCGCGAATCGTCGCGGAAGGTGGCTATCACCTACGGTGTTTTCCGAAAAACGATCACCTTGAAAAATACGATCACGAAAAACTTAAATCTCTGTGCCTCGCGACGTCAAAATCGACTGGATGGACAGAATCTCTTCTCGAG AGTGGCGCAGAGCTGGCGTCATTCGGTCGCGTTTTGGTTACAGTGTTGGCCGCGCCGCGCGTACGTTTCGCGAACTATCCGTGAACGCTGA
- the LOC143151769 gene encoding uncharacterized protein LOC143151769 isoform X1, with product MIIITGRTSPSRRCAKFLQSFHWIINLKTTVPYIIFSQINGPLVSNFIIQRRDHLGVYIALTLQTIGSTVTHCPKYTKSSFLTQQSIASTEEIFLRPKRITMTFILPKIYETFVFNFTNHRKHCTWSQTYETLVLNSTIHCKYRGNISSSKENNHDVYTAQNIRNIYFQLYKPLKTLHMVQNIRNPCS from the coding sequence atgataataataacaggAAGGACGAGTCCTTCAAGGAGGTGTGCGAAGTTTCTTCAATCCTTTCACTGGATTATAAACTTAAAAACAACAGTTCCATATATTATATTCTCTCAAATAAACGGTCCTCTTGTTTCTAACTTTATAATCCAACGAAGGGATCATCTTGGCGTTTATATTGCCCTAACTTTACAAACCATCGGAAGCACTGTTACACATTGTCCAAAATATACGAAATCCTCGTTCTTAACTCAACAATCTATTGCAAGTACCGAGGAAATATTTCTTCGCCCAAAGAGAATAACCATGACGTTTATATTGCCCAAAATATACGAAACTTTTGTTTTCAACTTTACAAACCATCGAAAACACTGCACATGGTCCCAAACATACGAAACCCTCGTTCTTAACTCAACAATCCATTGCAAGTACCgaggaaatatttcttcgtccAAAGAGAATAACCATGACGTTTATACTGCCCAAAATatacgaaacatttattttcaacttTACAAACCATTGAAAACACTGCACATGGTCCAAAATATACGAAACCCATGTTCCTAA